A DNA window from Amycolatopsis sp. DSM 110486 contains the following coding sequences:
- a CDS encoding ABC transporter substrate-binding protein produces MRISKRLRLGGVLVAAGLLASALTACAGSSSEGAPIEGCAKTTNIQIATTPYQDSLIMSLGNQLGWYKQACLNVTFQNVALTNISKIVASGHGAPVGWRTSSEINQAQHLDSDLIYLYPWDICSSCSALMARPGTGLKSYTEFKNSGMSREAAIAAVINELHGKSIVTTLKNSRAEVIQSAIQSQGKPLDWASYVDLDPASGYTAFLSGTGDTYIAGLPQQQPLADKGYKNLLTGAELSPPPLNGFLTTKTYWNENKDALLSLIHVTFMAIRYTDANRDAVAKYVSDTYNKQTGSTLTVADFNRYWQNLETYPANAGDAQKKMFTPGAPAYWRTIWDEDNNYFFTNTHIIPEPAPASAFLGEEVQKAYVAKYGADETGWTKPTGNL; encoded by the coding sequence ATGAGGATCAGCAAACGTCTCCGCCTCGGCGGTGTCCTGGTCGCGGCCGGGCTGCTGGCGAGCGCCCTGACCGCGTGCGCCGGCTCCAGCAGCGAAGGCGCGCCGATCGAAGGCTGTGCGAAGACCACCAACATCCAGATCGCGACCACGCCGTACCAGGACTCGCTGATCATGAGCCTGGGCAACCAGCTCGGGTGGTACAAGCAGGCCTGCCTGAACGTGACGTTCCAGAACGTGGCGCTCACGAACATCTCGAAGATCGTCGCGAGCGGACACGGCGCGCCGGTGGGCTGGCGCACGTCGTCGGAGATCAACCAGGCACAACACCTCGACTCCGACCTGATCTACCTGTACCCGTGGGACATCTGCAGCAGCTGCTCGGCGCTCATGGCCCGGCCGGGCACCGGGCTGAAGAGCTACACCGAGTTCAAGAACTCCGGCATGAGCCGGGAAGCCGCCATCGCCGCGGTGATCAACGAGCTGCACGGCAAGTCGATCGTCACGACGCTCAAGAACAGCCGCGCCGAGGTGATCCAGAGCGCGATCCAGTCGCAGGGCAAGCCGCTGGACTGGGCGAGCTACGTGGACCTCGACCCGGCGAGCGGGTACACCGCGTTCCTCTCGGGCACGGGCGACACCTACATCGCCGGCCTGCCGCAGCAGCAACCGTTGGCGGACAAGGGGTACAAGAACCTGCTGACCGGCGCGGAGCTCTCCCCGCCGCCGCTCAACGGGTTCCTCACCACCAAGACGTACTGGAATGAGAACAAGGACGCGCTGCTCTCGCTCATCCACGTCACGTTCATGGCCATCCGCTACACCGACGCCAACCGCGACGCCGTCGCCAAGTACGTGTCCGACACCTACAACAAGCAGACCGGCAGCACGCTCACGGTCGCGGACTTCAACCGCTACTGGCAGAACCTCGAGACGTACCCGGCCAACGCGGGTGACGCCCAGAAGAAGATGTTCACGCCCGGCGCCCCCGCGTACTGGCGGACGATCTGGGACGAGGACAACAACTACTTCTTCACCAACACCCACATCATCCCGGAACCGGCGCCGGCGTCGGCGTTCCTGGGCGAAGAGGTGCAGAAGGCCTACGTCGCCAAGTACGGCGCGGACGAAACGGGGTGGACGAAGCCGACCGGGAATCTGTGA
- a CDS encoding ABC transporter ATP-binding protein, with amino-acid sequence MTLSQTTDTLPARIVVDDLTVTMQLKDRSFDAVQNASFTIEPGQTLAIVGPSGCGKTTLLNVLGGFTGATTGEALIDGAPVGAPDEHRATVFQADAVFPWLTVRGNLEYGPRIRHAQDAASKARTEHFLQVLGLEAFADEFPKVLSGGMRKRVDIGRAYVNNPRTILLDEPFGALDEITKEQLQDELVNLSVSDPKTLVFITHDIEEAIFVGDMVAVMTPRPGRIRKIIDVPFARPRPENVRMEPAFQELRREIQSLLRNE; translated from the coding sequence ATGACGCTCTCCCAGACCACCGACACCCTGCCCGCGCGGATCGTCGTGGACGACCTGACCGTGACGATGCAGCTCAAGGACCGCAGCTTCGACGCGGTGCAGAACGCTTCGTTCACGATCGAACCCGGGCAGACGCTCGCCATCGTCGGCCCGTCGGGCTGCGGGAAGACGACGCTGCTCAACGTGCTGGGCGGTTTCACCGGTGCCACCACCGGCGAGGCCCTGATCGACGGCGCGCCCGTCGGTGCCCCCGACGAGCACCGGGCCACCGTGTTCCAGGCCGACGCGGTGTTCCCTTGGCTCACCGTGCGCGGCAACCTCGAGTACGGCCCGCGCATCCGCCACGCACAGGACGCGGCGTCGAAGGCTCGCACCGAACACTTCCTGCAGGTGCTCGGGCTCGAGGCGTTCGCCGACGAGTTCCCGAAGGTGCTCTCCGGTGGCATGCGCAAGCGAGTGGACATCGGGCGTGCGTATGTGAACAACCCGCGCACCATCCTGCTCGACGAGCCGTTCGGCGCGCTCGACGAGATCACCAAGGAACAGCTGCAGGACGAGCTCGTGAACCTCAGTGTGAGCGACCCCAAGACGCTGGTGTTCATCACCCACGACATCGAGGAAGCGATCTTCGTGGGCGACATGGTGGCGGTGATGACCCCGCGGCCGGGGCGCATCCGCAAGATCATCGACGTGCCGTTCGCCCGGCCGCGCCCCGAGAACGTCCGCATGGAACCCGCCTTCCAGGAGCTGCGCCGCGAGATCCAGTCGCTGCTGCGCAACGAGTGA
- a CDS encoding acetate--CoA ligase family protein yields the protein MSAGLRALFGPRSVAVVGAREAEGNRGAAAVRFLRKFGYSGEVFPVHPSGEPVAGYAGYRGLADLPCAPDLAIVGVGAARVPDLVPQLAEAGVAAAILWAGGFAETGNAGLQEQVTERARAAGIRLLGPNCLGVVNTALGFTGTFASWLSGVDTLLPGRIGMVSQSGGLAASAHSWAQAAGTGFGHMISTGNEADVGAVEALAYLVDDPGTAVLACYLEGLTDGAGLVSVLRAARRAGKPVVVLKGGRSAVSAQAIAAHTGALAGQARIWDAVLEQEGAVRVTSAQELVEVASFLAAHADRPLPGRRVVVVSHGGGQGIVAADLCHDAGLEVPLLSAATRRRLAPLLPSIASNRNPIDLTPEAFTRAEWRETFPEALRVLASCGEADVVLVQLGAMSAAAGEELALALCEAHDTGPATLAVHCKGFPPTAEALLKAEGIHVFAEQASATVTLGRVAAAARDVGAESARLVADAVRHRPRGVPHAVDGQVFPEHEVHRLLAEAGLRTPRGVVAPSAEDAVATARDIGFPVVLKVVSPEVTHRVDAGLVRLGLSDEDAVRKAHDEFTAAIARLGLTGASCFVQEQAESGTELFVSVFRDPVFGLVVSCGAGGVLAELLDDVAFATVPLDERKALRLLEKLRFTRHPKGLDLTVAGKPAAEFLVAFAEFARGLPWARFVLELNPVSVTAAGAIALDGLLIVERSSLV from the coding sequence GTGAGCGCCGGTCTGCGCGCGCTCTTCGGCCCGCGCTCGGTCGCCGTCGTCGGTGCGCGCGAAGCCGAAGGCAACCGCGGCGCCGCGGCCGTGCGGTTCCTGCGCAAGTTCGGTTACTCGGGCGAGGTCTTCCCGGTTCATCCCTCGGGCGAGCCGGTGGCCGGATACGCCGGTTACCGCGGCCTGGCCGACCTGCCGTGCGCGCCGGACCTGGCGATCGTCGGGGTCGGGGCCGCGCGTGTGCCGGACCTGGTGCCGCAGCTGGCCGAAGCCGGCGTCGCCGCGGCGATCCTGTGGGCGGGCGGCTTCGCCGAAACCGGGAACGCGGGCTTGCAGGAGCAGGTCACCGAACGGGCACGCGCCGCCGGGATCCGGCTGCTCGGCCCCAACTGCCTGGGAGTGGTGAACACCGCCCTCGGTTTCACCGGCACGTTCGCCTCGTGGCTGTCCGGTGTGGACACGCTCTTGCCGGGACGGATCGGGATGGTGAGCCAGAGCGGGGGCCTCGCCGCGTCGGCACACTCGTGGGCGCAGGCGGCGGGTACCGGCTTCGGGCACATGATCAGCACGGGCAACGAGGCTGACGTCGGCGCCGTCGAGGCGCTCGCGTACCTGGTCGACGACCCCGGGACCGCGGTGCTCGCGTGTTACCTCGAAGGTCTCACCGACGGCGCAGGGCTGGTCTCGGTGCTGCGGGCCGCGCGGCGTGCGGGCAAACCCGTGGTGGTGCTCAAGGGCGGACGCTCCGCGGTGAGTGCGCAGGCGATCGCCGCGCACACCGGAGCGCTCGCGGGGCAGGCGCGAATCTGGGACGCGGTGCTGGAGCAAGAAGGCGCTGTGCGGGTGACCTCGGCGCAGGAGCTCGTGGAAGTCGCGTCGTTCCTCGCCGCCCATGCCGATCGGCCGCTGCCGGGGCGCCGGGTCGTCGTGGTGAGCCACGGTGGCGGGCAAGGGATCGTGGCCGCGGACCTGTGTCACGACGCCGGGCTCGAGGTGCCGCTGCTGAGCGCGGCGACGCGCCGGCGGCTGGCGCCGTTGCTGCCGTCGATCGCGTCGAACCGCAATCCGATCGACCTGACGCCGGAGGCGTTCACGCGGGCGGAGTGGCGGGAGACGTTCCCGGAAGCGTTGCGGGTGCTGGCTTCCTGTGGCGAGGCCGATGTGGTCCTGGTGCAACTGGGTGCGATGAGCGCAGCGGCGGGGGAGGAGCTGGCGCTCGCGCTGTGCGAGGCGCACGACACCGGACCCGCGACGCTCGCGGTGCACTGCAAGGGTTTTCCGCCGACGGCCGAGGCGTTGCTGAAGGCCGAGGGGATCCACGTGTTCGCCGAGCAGGCCTCGGCGACCGTCACGTTGGGGCGAGTGGCCGCCGCTGCGCGCGACGTCGGCGCCGAGTCCGCACGGCTTGTCGCCGACGCGGTGCGGCACAGACCACGCGGTGTCCCGCACGCGGTCGACGGGCAGGTGTTCCCCGAACACGAGGTGCACCGGTTGCTGGCCGAAGCCGGGCTGCGTACTCCGCGAGGTGTCGTCGCGCCGTCGGCCGAAGATGCCGTGGCGACAGCGCGGGACATCGGGTTTCCGGTGGTGCTCAAGGTCGTTTCGCCGGAGGTCACGCATCGCGTCGACGCCGGACTTGTCCGGTTGGGACTGTCCGATGAGGACGCCGTCCGGAAGGCGCACGACGAGTTCACGGCCGCGATCGCGCGGCTGGGCCTTACCGGTGCGTCCTGTTTCGTTCAGGAACAGGCGGAGTCCGGAACCGAACTTTTCGTGTCCGTGTTCCGAGATCCCGTGTTCGGGCTCGTCGTGTCCTGTGGTGCGGGTGGTGTGCTCGCCGAGCTGCTCGACGACGTCGCGTTCGCCACCGTGCCGCTCGACGAGCGGAAAGCGTTGCGGCTGCTGGAGAAACTCCGGTTCACGCGACATCCGAAGGGGCTCGACCTCACCGTGGCCGGCAAGCCGGCGGCGGAGTTCCTGGTGGCGTTCGCGGAGTTCGCCCGGGGCCTGCCTTGGGCCCGGTTCGTGCTCGAGCTCAACCCCGTCTCCGTCACCGCGGCCGGCGCGATCGCGCTCGACGGTCTGCTGATCGTGGAGCGTTCTTCGTTGGTGTGA
- a CDS encoding Fur family transcriptional regulator, whose translation MDDFAVQLKRRGLRNTAQRRAVLGAVRDHPHTTAAEIAATVEAGTGGLSRQGLYNVLDDLVGVGLLRTLEPAGSPARFELDRHDNHHHLVCRGCGRIEDVPCAEGSAPCLHPSSAPGFTIDEAEVTWWGLCAECAARA comes from the coding sequence ATGGATGACTTCGCGGTCCAGCTGAAGCGGAGGGGACTGCGGAACACGGCCCAGCGCCGGGCGGTGCTCGGTGCCGTGCGCGACCACCCGCACACCACGGCCGCCGAGATCGCGGCGACCGTCGAGGCCGGCACCGGCGGGCTGTCGCGGCAAGGGCTCTACAACGTGCTGGACGACCTCGTCGGCGTCGGTCTGCTGCGCACGCTCGAACCGGCCGGCTCGCCCGCGCGCTTCGAGCTCGACCGGCACGACAACCACCACCACCTGGTGTGCCGCGGTTGTGGCCGGATCGAGGACGTGCCGTGCGCCGAGGGCTCGGCGCCGTGCCTGCACCCGTCGTCGGCGCCCGGGTTCACGATCGACGAGGCCGAGGTCACGTGGTGGGGCCTGTGCGCGGAGTGTGCGGCGCGGGCTTAA
- a CDS encoding ABC transporter permease, whose amino-acid sequence MTQLDTPPVRTARPSARPRRRLDLRILSVLAVVVVLAAWYLLTDLLKVVPDLYFPSIASTIEAGKTLGSNLALDFGSTAYRMLFGWVIGCALGVLAGLIMARSRIAYFSVNPLIEIIRPVPPIALIPFTILWFGLTDTQRIALAALPCFMTLAVTTMESAKNVNPLFVRAAQSLGASPNQIYRTVVLRAILPNLVASLRIAAALAWAVVVSAEYLGAQNGIGYLILQASNSLNTSVVLIGTATVTIGAFVFDQILRLVTKFLTRWVDRMS is encoded by the coding sequence ATGACCCAGCTCGACACCCCGCCGGTGCGGACCGCGCGGCCGTCCGCACGGCCGCGCCGCCGCCTGGATCTGCGCATCCTCAGCGTGCTCGCCGTCGTGGTCGTGCTCGCCGCGTGGTACCTGCTCACTGACCTGCTGAAGGTCGTGCCCGACCTGTACTTCCCGTCGATCGCGTCCACGATCGAGGCGGGCAAGACGCTCGGGAGCAACCTCGCCCTGGACTTCGGGTCCACCGCGTACCGCATGCTCTTCGGCTGGGTGATCGGGTGCGCCCTCGGTGTGCTCGCCGGCCTGATCATGGCGCGCAGCCGCATCGCGTACTTCTCGGTCAACCCGCTGATCGAGATCATCCGGCCGGTGCCGCCGATCGCGCTGATCCCGTTCACGATCCTGTGGTTCGGGCTCACCGACACCCAGCGCATCGCCCTGGCCGCGCTGCCGTGTTTCATGACGCTCGCCGTGACCACAATGGAGTCGGCGAAGAACGTGAACCCGCTGTTCGTGCGGGCCGCGCAGTCGCTGGGCGCCTCGCCCAACCAGATCTACCGCACCGTGGTCCTGCGCGCGATCCTGCCGAACCTCGTGGCGTCGCTGCGGATCGCGGCCGCGCTGGCGTGGGCCGTGGTGGTGTCGGCCGAGTACCTCGGCGCGCAGAACGGCATCGGCTACCTGATCCTGCAGGCGAGCAACTCGCTCAACACGTCGGTGGTCCTCATCGGCACGGCGACGGTCACCATCGGCGCGTTCGTTTTCGATCAGATCCTGCGCCTGGTGACGAAGTTCCTCACCCGCTGGGTCGACCGGATGTCCTGA
- a CDS encoding FUSC family protein, with the protein MSDRAWPSTVIPSDEHERAQATGVLFRRMGWVTETLTRDEREDVERQLEFWYSSGYCPDALLIALSTLPDGTRQRPRHSGERPGGFLRSRLEGWFNDAAQAAMTEVHEPPRRGQSFEAWFENNRRQAAAEGTGRRRPRVTEAGQSARDEARTFAASRRKDPLARLRESEQRRAAALDSLRVEGAAAPVIPASPQETRSTPRMVASFAARQSVAARSPQVVRIVQRLREEKRGPSPAELAVLRNAVRDAHHNAGLGTLEAASAQIGDDTSALTPEGLRVLSFLDHADESKLPVEAMIRLLTLTVDETATPEATTPETTIPETATPDTATPEPNPEQD; encoded by the coding sequence ATGTCGGACCGCGCGTGGCCGTCGACGGTGATCCCGAGCGACGAGCACGAACGCGCGCAGGCGACCGGTGTCCTGTTCCGGCGCATGGGCTGGGTGACGGAGACGCTGACGCGTGACGAGCGCGAGGACGTCGAGCGCCAGCTCGAGTTCTGGTACAGCAGCGGCTACTGCCCCGACGCGCTGCTGATCGCGCTCAGCACCCTGCCCGACGGCACGCGCCAGCGCCCCCGCCACTCCGGCGAACGTCCCGGCGGCTTCCTGCGCTCACGGCTGGAGGGCTGGTTCAACGACGCGGCGCAGGCCGCGATGACCGAGGTCCACGAGCCGCCGCGGCGCGGGCAGTCGTTCGAGGCGTGGTTCGAGAACAACCGCCGTCAGGCCGCGGCAGAGGGCACGGGCCGCCGGCGCCCGCGCGTCACCGAGGCGGGGCAGAGCGCGCGTGATGAAGCTCGAACATTCGCGGCGTCCCGGCGCAAAGATCCGCTCGCGCGCCTGCGCGAAAGTGAACAACGCCGGGCCGCGGCGCTCGACAGCCTGCGCGTGGAGGGTGCCGCCGCACCCGTGATCCCGGCTTCCCCGCAGGAGACGCGCTCGACCCCGCGGATGGTGGCGTCGTTCGCGGCCCGCCAGTCCGTGGCGGCGAGGTCACCTCAGGTGGTGCGAATCGTCCAACGGTTGCGCGAGGAGAAACGCGGACCGTCGCCGGCCGAACTCGCCGTGCTGCGCAACGCCGTCCGCGACGCCCACCACAACGCCGGCCTCGGCACCCTCGAAGCGGCGAGCGCGCAGATCGGCGACGACACCTCGGCGCTCACCCCGGAGGGGTTGCGCGTGTTGTCGTTTCTCGACCACGCGGACGAGAGCAAGCTGCCGGTGGAGGCGATGATCCGCCTGCTCACCCTGACCGTCGACGAGACGGCGACTCCCGAGGCCACAACCCCCGAGACCACAATCCCCGAGACGGCCACCCCGGACACCGCCACTCCAGAGCCGAACCCGGAGCAGGATTAA
- a CDS encoding cyclase family protein translates to MAKADAIPDYDDLPTKGGLPCSWGLWGPDDKLGCLNLITEEHAAAAAQGVRRGAVFSLNWRMDLPSPAFFGRPNLRHEIVKSTTSTSLNDVLHDWNTQASSQWDGFRHVERVGFGNYNGIPSEEHGVHVWAERGIFGHAVLADVGRYREQMGRPLDYRTSDPIEVADLVGALESQQVEVHSGDILLVRTGWTEWYESLTADERAGIAPIPALRTPGLRPVEDMVRTLWNLRLAAVAADNPALEIWPPGALLEPGEEAEAIKADPARRHEMMLHPRLIPMLGMPIGEMWDLARLAEDCARDRVYRFLLASAPINLLHGAASPANALAVK, encoded by the coding sequence GTGGCGAAGGCAGACGCGATCCCGGACTACGACGACCTCCCCACCAAGGGCGGGTTGCCGTGTTCCTGGGGGCTGTGGGGCCCGGACGACAAGCTGGGCTGCCTCAACCTGATCACCGAGGAGCACGCGGCCGCAGCGGCCCAGGGCGTGCGGCGTGGCGCGGTGTTCTCGCTCAACTGGCGGATGGACCTGCCGAGCCCGGCTTTCTTCGGCCGGCCCAACCTGCGCCACGAGATCGTGAAGTCGACCACCTCCACCTCGCTCAACGACGTGCTCCACGACTGGAACACCCAGGCTTCGTCGCAGTGGGACGGATTCCGGCACGTGGAGCGCGTCGGATTCGGCAACTACAACGGGATCCCGAGCGAGGAGCACGGCGTCCACGTGTGGGCCGAGCGCGGGATCTTCGGCCACGCGGTGCTCGCCGACGTCGGCCGCTACCGCGAGCAGATGGGCCGGCCGCTGGACTACCGCACGTCCGACCCGATCGAGGTGGCCGACCTCGTGGGCGCGCTGGAGAGCCAGCAGGTGGAAGTCCACAGTGGAGACATCCTGCTGGTGCGTACCGGCTGGACGGAGTGGTACGAAAGCCTCACCGCGGACGAACGCGCCGGGATCGCCCCGATCCCGGCTCTGCGCACGCCCGGGCTGCGTCCGGTCGAGGACATGGTCCGCACGCTGTGGAACCTGCGCCTCGCTGCCGTCGCGGCGGACAACCCGGCGCTCGAGATCTGGCCGCCGGGCGCGCTGCTCGAACCCGGCGAAGAAGCCGAAGCCATCAAAGCGGATCCCGCCCGGCGCCACGAGATGATGCTGCACCCGCGGCTCATCCCCATGCTGGGCATGCCGATCGGCGAGATGTGGGACCTCGCCCGGCTCGCCGAGGACTGCGCGCGTGACCGGGTCTACCGGTTCCTGCTCGCGTCGGCCCCCATCAACCTCCTCCACGGCGCGGCCTCCCCGGCCAACGCCCTGGCCGTCAAGTGA
- a CDS encoding IclR family transcriptional regulator C-terminal domain-containing protein → MADKPGPISKGDLVQSFERGLAVIRAFDGHGPELTLTEVAELAGVTRAAARRFLLTLAEVGYVHTDGKRFWLRPRILELGNAFLSSQGLAEVARPHLDKLVAEVDDSAALCVLEDDEIVYVGLVRTPARRIMALNVTIGSRIPAHPSSMGRVLLAFQPEEWRAEYLKRVELQPFTPRTVKDPAKLGAILDRVRADDYALVDQELDLGLRSIAVPLRHEDGQVYASLNVSMHSTRRSKEEMRGQLLEPLRRTAGEIEADLRAIARRRQSFGVGDEDGA, encoded by the coding sequence GTGGCCGACAAACCGGGCCCGATCAGCAAGGGCGACCTGGTCCAGTCGTTCGAACGCGGCTTGGCCGTGATCCGCGCGTTCGACGGGCACGGGCCGGAGCTCACGCTGACCGAGGTGGCCGAGCTCGCCGGCGTCACGCGCGCGGCCGCCCGCCGCTTCCTGCTCACGCTCGCCGAGGTCGGCTACGTGCACACCGACGGCAAGCGGTTCTGGCTGCGGCCGCGGATCCTCGAGCTCGGCAACGCGTTCCTGTCGAGCCAGGGCCTCGCGGAGGTCGCGCGCCCGCACCTGGACAAGCTGGTGGCGGAGGTCGACGACTCGGCGGCGCTGTGCGTGCTCGAGGACGACGAGATCGTCTACGTCGGACTGGTCCGCACGCCCGCAAGGCGGATCATGGCGCTCAACGTGACGATCGGCAGCCGGATCCCGGCGCACCCGTCGTCGATGGGGCGCGTGCTGCTCGCGTTCCAGCCCGAAGAGTGGCGCGCGGAGTACTTGAAACGTGTCGAGCTGCAGCCGTTCACGCCGCGCACGGTGAAGGACCCGGCGAAGCTGGGCGCGATCCTCGACCGCGTGCGCGCCGACGACTACGCGCTCGTCGACCAGGAGCTCGACCTGGGCCTGCGCTCGATCGCCGTGCCGCTGCGGCACGAGGACGGGCAGGTGTACGCGTCGCTGAACGTCTCGATGCACTCGACCCGGCGTTCGAAAGAAGAGATGCGTGGGCAGCTGCTCGAACCGCTGCGCCGCACCGCCGGCGAGATCGAGGCGGACCTGCGGGCCATCGCGCGGCGGCGCCAGTCGTTCGGCGTCGGCGACGAGGACGGGGCCTGA
- a CDS encoding ABC transporter substrate-binding protein, protein MSTRRRFAAVALAAVSLCAALTACRGTDSASGPAIQGCAKTTNIQIATTPYQDSLVMSLGDALGWYKKECLNVTFQNVAFTNIAKIVASGKGAPVGWRTASEINQGYHLDNDLAYLYPWDIFSNGFALMGRPGSDLKTYDEFVKEGKSSKDAITAVIDEIHGKSVITTLNNSRAEVIQTALQAQGKALDWVKYTDLDPASGLTAYLRGDGDTYIAGIPQRQTLSDRGYKVLLAGTNLSPPPVNGYITTKSYWNANQDALLKLIHVTYEAIRYTNANLDQVAAYISKTYNKQTGSTLTVDNFKAYWQKLETYPVNAGETKAQIFTPGGVAYWKTTWDQDNRYFFDDIHSIPGPAPYDGYLGETVLNAYIAKYGTDEKGWDQPTGSLS, encoded by the coding sequence ATGTCCACACGTCGGAGATTCGCCGCCGTGGCGCTGGCTGCCGTCAGCCTCTGCGCCGCGCTGACCGCCTGCCGGGGAACCGACAGCGCGTCCGGCCCGGCTATCCAGGGTTGTGCGAAAACCACCAATATCCAGATCGCCACCACGCCGTACCAGGACTCGCTGGTGATGAGCCTGGGCGACGCGCTGGGCTGGTACAAGAAGGAATGCCTCAACGTGACGTTCCAGAACGTCGCGTTCACCAACATCGCGAAGATCGTGGCCAGCGGCAAGGGTGCACCCGTCGGGTGGCGCACGGCGTCGGAGATCAACCAGGGCTACCACCTCGACAACGACCTGGCCTACCTCTACCCGTGGGACATCTTCAGCAACGGCTTCGCGCTGATGGGCCGGCCAGGCTCGGACCTCAAGACCTACGACGAGTTCGTGAAGGAAGGCAAGAGCTCGAAGGACGCGATCACCGCGGTGATCGACGAGATCCACGGCAAGTCGGTGATCACGACGCTGAACAACAGCCGCGCCGAGGTGATCCAGACGGCGCTGCAGGCCCAGGGCAAGGCGCTGGACTGGGTCAAGTACACGGACCTCGACCCGGCGAGCGGGCTCACGGCCTACCTGCGCGGTGACGGCGACACCTACATCGCCGGCATCCCGCAGCGCCAGACGCTGTCGGACCGCGGGTACAAGGTGCTCCTGGCCGGCACGAACCTGTCGCCGCCGCCGGTCAACGGCTACATCACCACCAAGTCCTACTGGAACGCCAACCAGGACGCGCTGCTGAAGCTGATCCACGTGACCTACGAGGCGATCCGCTACACCAACGCGAACCTCGACCAGGTCGCCGCCTACATCTCGAAGACCTACAACAAGCAGACCGGCTCCACGCTCACGGTCGACAACTTCAAGGCGTACTGGCAGAAACTCGAGACGTACCCGGTGAACGCGGGGGAGACGAAGGCGCAGATCTTCACCCCGGGCGGGGTCGCGTACTGGAAGACGACCTGGGACCAGGACAACCGGTACTTCTTCGACGACATCCACTCGATCCCCGGCCCGGCCCCCTACGACGGCTACCTCGGCGAGACCGTGCTGAACGCCTACATCGCCAAGTACGGCACCGACGAGAAGGGCTGGGACCAGCCGACGGGGAGCCTTTCGTGA
- a CDS encoding DMT family transporter produces the protein MTQDNRTGVALMFGGATANQLGAATAALAFPVLGPAGVVAVRQWVAAVLLLAVGRPRLRSFTARQWRPVLGLAAVFATMNLSLYSAIDRIGLGLAVTLEFLGPLAVALAGSRRRTDLACAIAAAAAVGILTRPRPSTDYLGVALALVAATCWACYILLNRTVGRRLPGVQGSAAAAGVSGLLYLPVGIVVFFHHRPTPAALGAALAAGVLSSALPFLADLLALRRVPTRFFGVFMSVNPVLAALVGEVVLHQRLDAPAWAAIAVIVAANTVAACRVKGANSGAVPSVQEVADGADVGPRVAVDGDPERRARTRAGDRCPVPAHGLGDGDADA, from the coding sequence ATGACCCAGGACAACCGCACCGGCGTGGCGTTGATGTTCGGCGGCGCGACCGCGAACCAGCTCGGCGCGGCCACAGCCGCGCTGGCGTTCCCGGTGCTCGGGCCCGCCGGCGTGGTGGCCGTGCGCCAGTGGGTGGCCGCCGTGCTGCTGCTCGCCGTGGGACGCCCGCGGCTGCGGTCGTTCACTGCCCGTCAGTGGCGCCCGGTCCTCGGGCTCGCGGCGGTGTTCGCGACGATGAACCTCTCGCTCTACTCCGCGATCGACCGGATCGGCCTCGGGCTGGCCGTGACGCTGGAGTTCCTCGGCCCGCTTGCCGTCGCGCTGGCCGGCTCGCGTCGCCGAACGGACCTGGCCTGTGCGATTGCCGCCGCCGCGGCTGTCGGAATCCTCACGCGACCCCGGCCCAGCACCGACTACCTCGGCGTCGCACTCGCGCTGGTCGCGGCCACGTGCTGGGCCTGCTACATCCTGCTCAACCGCACCGTCGGCCGCCGGCTGCCCGGCGTGCAGGGCTCCGCCGCGGCGGCGGGTGTGTCCGGTCTGCTGTACCTGCCCGTCGGGATCGTGGTGTTTTTCCACCACCGCCCCACGCCGGCGGCACTCGGGGCCGCGCTCGCGGCCGGGGTGCTGTCCTCGGCGCTGCCGTTCCTCGCCGACCTGCTGGCGCTGCGGCGAGTCCCGACGCGGTTCTTCGGGGTCTTCATGAGCGTGAACCCGGTGCTGGCCGCACTGGTGGGCGAAGTGGTGCTTCACCAGCGGCTCGACGCTCCGGCATGGGCGGCGATCGCCGTGATCGTGGCGGCCAACACGGTGGCGGCGTGTCGGGTGAAGGGCGCGAACTCGGGCGCCGTACCGTCGGTGCAGGAGGTGGCGGATGGTGCGGATGTCGGACCGCGCGTGGCCGTCGACGGTGATCCCGAGCGACGAGCACGAACGCGCGCAGGCGACCGGTGTCCTGTTCCGGCGCATGGGCTGGGTGACGGAGACGCTGACGCGTGA